One window from the genome of Helicoverpa zea isolate HzStark_Cry1AcR chromosome 6, ilHelZeax1.1, whole genome shotgun sequence encodes:
- the LOC124631489 gene encoding uncharacterized protein LOC124631489, translated as MMDSNSNSYDMYSPKIEIDSESERDYLRRDSNAKFKVHWNSENTMKLIETMEKECRELWDIKNPLNKDRNARQAKFEYLAEIFGTTGEEISRKVHNLRTQFNNELRKIKRRQVTRSGWEYFDALSFLMRAPSADPLETVDAVNLELAEFQADEEEEFGAAARAHAALTNQLNNANSSPSRRLHRPLRVAASAPLPLPPSANPLMWPEEPTPRIRPGLNADECQIFGDFVASELRTLRSHESRKRLKRMIQKAILQIGEEEDVNMISG; from the exons ATGATGGATTCGAATTCAAATTCGTACGATATGTATTCaccaaaaatagaaatagaCTCTGAAAGTGAGAGAGATTATTTGAGGCGGGATTCGAATGCGAAATTCAAAGTGCATTGGAACTCTGAGAACACCATGAAATTGATTGAGACTATGGAGAAGGAGTGTAGAGAGTTGTGGGATATAAAGAATCCGTTGAACAAGGACCGGAACGCACGGCAAGCGAAGTTTGAGTATTTGGCGGAAATATTTGGTACTACTGGGGAGGAGATAAGCCGGAAGGTCCACAATTTGCGGACGCAGTTTAACAACGAGTTGCGCAAAATAAAGCGTCGTCAGGTGACGCGGAGCGGGTGGGAGTACTTCGATGCCCTCTCGTTCCTGATGCGTGCGCCCTCCGCCGACCCTCTCGAGACAGTGGACGCGGTTAATTTGGAG CTCGCTGAGTTCCAAGCTGATGAAGAAGAGGAATTCGGAGCAGCCGCGCGAGCGCACGCAGCCCTCACCAACCAGCTCAATAATGCCAACAGTAGTCCCAGCAGACGGCTTCACAGGCCTCTGAGGGTTGCAGCATCAGCCCCGCTGCCTTTGCCACCCAGTGCTAATCCGCTGATGTGGCCTGAGGAACCTACGCCGAGGATCAGGCCTGGGTTGAATGCTGATGAGTGCCAG ATATTCGGCGACTTCGTAGCCTCAGAGCTAAGGACACTACGATCCCACGAATCCCGCAAACGTCTGAAAAGAATGATCCAGAAAGCCATCCTGCAAATCGGCGAAGAAGAAGACGTCAACATGATCAGTGGATGA